DNA from Bacillus sp. Marseille-P3661:
GCAGCCACCAACCCAGGTCAAGGTATTTTATATACAGTCATGTACGTGATCGGCTTTTCTCAGCCGTTTTTAATTTTAACATTTTTCCTTAGTTCTACGAGGGTTATTGTTCGCCATACGCAAGTAATTGTAAAAACAGGCGGCATGATTATGATAATCATGGGTCTCGTTTTATTTTTTGGTCAAATGCCTAGAATTACTGAATTTCTTCTAAGGTTAATTCAAGATACGTGGTTATCAAAATTAGGATAGTAGGAGGTACTTTTAATGAAAAAAATAATTTTTATTGTTATTATTTTGGGGATGTTTAGTTGGGCCGTTTTAGATCTAGTTAATTCCAATGAGGAGTCTGCAAATCAAGAGGATACCACAGGGACTGAGGTAGTAAAGGAGTCCGATACGATTGGACTTGAAAGAGGTCAGATCGCACCTGACTTTGAATTGAAAACTTTAGAAGGAGAAACGGTACGTTTATCTGATTATCGTGGCACTCGTGTTTTCGTTAATTTTTGGGCAACATGGTGTCCGCCGTGTAGAGCAGAAATGCCGGATATGGAAAAGGTATACAAAGAGATGGATAATGTAGAGATATTAGCTGTAAATTTAACGGATTCTGAACAAAACGAGGAGGTTGTGGAGGAGTTCGTAGCGGACTTCGGCCTTACCTTTCCGATCTTAATGGATCGAAACTCAGAAGTAGCGAGTATGTACCGAGTTCAAGCTTATCCAACTTCCTATATGATTGATTCGAATGGGCGAATCCAATTTATAGCGATCGGTGCGATGAACCATGATTTAATGGTTCAAGAAATTGAAAAAATGAAATAAGGTTGCATTTTTTGTACACTAGGGCTTGAGGTGATCCACTTGAAACAAACCATTTTAGTGGTAGAAGATGATAAAATGATTCGCAATCTTGTTCGTATTTATTTAGAAAAATCAGGGTACGATGTTGTCGTGGCAAGCGACGGAGAAGAGGCAAAGCAAGTGTTTTTAACGTATCATCCATGTCTTATTATTCTTGATTTGATGCTCCCCAAACTAAGTGGGGAAGAGTTTTGTATGTGGGTCAGAGAGCAAGAACGAAATGAAGTATCTATTATTATGTTGTCTGCGAAAGCAAGGGTTGAGGATAAGATTACTGGACTAAAAATGGGTGCTGATGATTATCTAACAAAACCGTTTGATCCTGAGGAGTTAATTGCCCATGTTGAAGCTGTATTACGGAGAACCGGCCAGTTTTGTCAAAAAGTCACATACAGGGGCTTATGTATTAAACCCAGAAAAGGTGAAGTTTTGTTGTATGATAAACCCTTGCATTTGACAAAGCATGAATTTAATCTTCTTTATCATTTTATGGAACATCCAAATGTTGTTTTATCTAGAGAAGATTTACTACGTCAGTTATATCCTTATGATGATAAATTTGTTTTAGACCGTACGATTGATGCTCATATTAAAAAGCTACGAGAAAAAATCGAGGAGCAGCCGTCATCGCCAAAACGGATTATTACTGTTCGCGGAATGGGGTATAAATTTGTCAATGAGTAAATTTATTAAATCATGGCTGCCTAATCAGTTTTTGTGGCGGCTAACGTTTGTTAACATATTTGTCATTGCTTTATTTATCGTGCTTAGCAGTTGGGCCATTTATAACACGGCCTGTATGTTAGTGGATGGTATGGGAGCGATGAATGTACAAACACAAAAACAGTTTAATGGAACGTTATTTCAGTATTTATGGATCTTCAGTATACTGGCCATCCTCATCGGAAGTGTGATTCATTTTTATATAACAAGAAAGCTAATTCAGCCTTTAAAGGTGCTAATTGAATCAGCAAAAGATATGAAACAAGGGCGTTACCCCGATCCAATTGAATTGAATTCGGAGGGGGAGATGGGTTTGTTCATTCGTCACTTCAATGAATTGGTGTTACAGCTGAAAAATAATCAGCAACATCGACAAAAGCTTGTATCAGACTTATCACATGAATTCAGGACTCCTTTGTCTAATTTAAATGGGTATCTAAATGCTTTGAAAGACGGTGTGATTGTAGGTGATTCATCATTATACGAGTCACTTTATGAAGAATCTAAACGCCTTACCCATATGATTGAACAACTTGAACTTCTAAAAGAGTGGGATTATTTAACCACACAAACTTTTACTGCAAAAGGGGAAGAAGATATAAAGTTTATTGTGTTGCAAACAGTTGAGATGTTCCGCTGGGAAATGACGAAAAAAGGGATTTCTGTAGATCTTCAAGTTGATTCTGGACATATGAACGTGAATGGTGATGGGATTTCTCAAGTTATTAGCAATTTAGTCCATAATGCGATCCGTTACTATGAAGGATCTGACTCTATTCGAATTGTTGGAAAAAAAGCAGATTCAGACTATTGGCTTGGAGTCAGTGGTCCAGGACAAATGATACCAGCAGCAGACCGGGATCGTATCTTTGACCGCTTTTATCGTGTCGATCCTTCGAGAACTCGAGATACGGGTGGTACTGGTTTAGGCCTGGCTATTTCAAAAGAAATCATTGAACATCATCAAGGTAAAATCGGTTTGAAATCGGAAGGCAATTATTATACGTTTTGGTTTAGTCTGCCTATCCAGTGAGCGATCAAAAATAATCTAAATCTATCACAACATTGAATTTACAAAAAAGGGGCTGTTTAAGAATTAAGCAGCTCTTTTTTTATTAACGTTTGCATTCATATCATTAATATCAAGCTCTTAAATTTAAGGCTGTATTTAACTTATCTTGTTTATTCCCCTGCAATTAACATGAGATAAAAAATAATAATTGGCCATAGCACAACTTAATTATAAAAATAGTTAAATCTTCATCAAACTTTAACAAAACTCCTCAATAATAGAAATAAACCTATTTCAATTACTACGCATAAGGAAGTGATATTTCATGAATCAATCGGTTTCTAAAATTTTTTTATTTACATTAACAGCCTGTCCTACCGGAAGGAATATGGGAACTGTCCTAAGGGAAATTGCGCAAACACATCCATCGATTGAACTTCAGACTATTTACATAGAAATTGATGTACAGACAACCAACCGATATAAAATAAAAACAAACCCAACAGTTTTGTTCTTAAATGTTAATGAAAAAGAATTATACCGTCTTGAGGGCTTTCGTGAGACAGCAGAAATCAACCATATTATTAATGAATTAAGTGAAAATAGGCTTGTTTCATCAGACGAAATCGAGGGAAATCGAGCAACGATCGAGAATTACACGATCTATTTGTTCAGAAATGGAGTACCTACTTCGGTAGACATTCAATATAAAAATGAAACATCTATAAAAGCTCCGCGCATTACGGTGCTTAACATTTTACTAAGTACCAGTATCGAAGGTTATCAAAATCCTTTCCCAGTTAAATCGAAACTAGAATCGATCGGGTTTGATGGGGCATTAGCAAAAATAACGATTAAAACGCAAAAGCCATGTAGTTCTGTAGATGTTGCAAGCATGGAAATACTGTTACTTAAAACGTTAGCGACATTTGGAATTAAAGATGTGGCATTGTTGTTCTCTGAAGATAAATAACCTCTTTTAATCATGTATATATATTTTACACTTGCTAGCTTTTGAATTTAAGTAAGCTAAGGTTAATATATGGAAAAGGTAATACATGTTTATTTATTTAATCGAGCAAACTTGTTAAGAGATACTAGATTAAAAAGTTGACTATTATAATGATAATAAATTAGTAATTTATCTTACTATTGGTAAACCTAATATACCCTAATGCGTATATTGATAATTGGAGGTAGAAAATGGCCGGACATCGATTTAATCCAGAGAAAGCAGAAAAGTTATTAGATCCAAAACGACAGGAACGTATACATCCCAACCAAGTAATTGAAGCTCTAGAGCTAAAAGAATCAGACACTATTTTAGATTTAGGTGCTGGAAATGGCTACTATACAATCCCGCTTGCTAACAGCACGAAAGAGAAAGTAATTGCTGTTGATATTGAGAGGAAAATGTTGGATTTGCTGCAGGAACGAGCAGCGCAACTACAGGTTAAAAATATCACTTATGTTGAAAGTAATTTAGAGGAAATTCAACTTGATGATAATAGTGCCGAAAAGGGTCTTGTAGCTTTCGTGACTCACGAAATCCCAGATCTTGATAAGGCACTGAGTGAATTCAGAAGGCTTATCAAACCCGGTGGGAAATTAGTAGTATTGGATTGGGAAGCCATCGAAATGGAGCAGGGGCCCCCATTAAATGAGAGGATTTCTTCAGATACGATGCTCAAAATTCTCGAAGATAATGGATTTGAAAGGCAATTAAGTTTTTCGGAAAAAGGCGTTTATTTGATTGTTGTTCAATTCTAAATGTGGAGGTATTTATAATGTTTGATTTTGATTACACGATAATGACAAGTAAGTCTATCGATGAAGCGGTACAAAGTATTGAGGAAAATTTAAAAGAAGAAAAATTCGGTGTTCTTTGGCAATTTGATGTGAAAGATAAGCTTCAGGAAAAAGGAGTGGACTTTAACCAACCATTTAAAATTCTAGAAGTTTGTAATCCACATGAAGCGGGACGTGTTCTCGCTCAAAATAAGATGGTAGGATATTTTTTGCCTTGTAAGATAGTTGTGTTTGAAGATGAGGGTTCGACAAAAATTGGTATGCCTAAGCCTACAGCACTTATCACAATGGTTAAGGATGAAAAGCTTAAAGAGATCGCCGAAGATATTGAAAAGCGCTTAGTCGCGTGTATTGATAAGTGTAAATAGGAGGGTAGACATTTTAAAAACATAATTTTTGTACATACGGATGCATTAAAAAGTACCTTCCCTAATTAAATAGCATAGGATATTTCTATAAATTAGTGAAGGGATTGTGTAAAATGTACTATGCACCTTATCCACATCTATATCCATATTACGTGAATATTCCGACGAATCATTATGGAGTACAACCTATTTATTGGACTGTTCCTAATCCTGATGGAATCAATCATGATAACCGTTTTGGTATGATGCCTTCGTTAAAGAAGGATAAAGGTACTATTAATTTAAAAGATTATGGTGGAGAACCTTATGTGGTGAATATTAATAAGGCTACTAAGCAAAACACAACATTTCGGACTGCCTTATGGACAGGAAGTCACTTACAGGTTACCTTGATGAGTATTGGTGTTGGTGAAGATATTGGGTTAGAAGTCCATCCTGATGTTGACCAATTCTTGCGTATTGAAGAAGGGCAAGGGATGGTTCAGATGGGGGATACTAAAGATAATTTATATTTTAAGAAAAGAGTGCAGGATGATTACGCAATAATGGTACCAGCTGGTAAATGGCATAATTTAATTAATACTGGTAGTAAACCGCTTAAACTTTACACCATTTATGCTCCACCGGAACATCCATTTGGAACAATTCATCAAACGAAAACTGATGCAATCGCTGCTGAAAAAGAGTCAATGTAAAAACAAATGGAAAAGAAGTGCATAATGAAAAAGCTCTCATTTGGGAGCTTTTTTATTTAGGAAATTTATACTAGCGTTCTATTAATTAAAAATTTATTTGCCAAGTCTATGGGTAAGATAGGCATAAAATTGGTTCGTATATCAGCTAATAGCAGCCTTTTACTCAACATAACAGATGTTTATTATTAGTAATAGGACAAAACTTAAGGTTTTGAAAAATTCAAACAATTTGTTGACAAACAATTTTAACCTGATGTATAATCCATTTATCAGTTGTCGGACAACAGATAACATACTTCACTAATGAGACGGTAAGAGTATGTTTGGAATTGCGGATGCTTTTAGGTTTAAACTATTGCCAATCAAAACAAACAATGTTGATTATTTAGGGTTTCAAGATTGATTTTGAAAAAGTAATTTAGTACAAAATCAAGTTCATCCTAAAGTTGTGACAAAAGAGTGAAAATTCTAAAAAAATATTGACAATAGGCGATAACCTAAAGTATACTAACCATACAACGGATGTCAGACAACGGATAACATATAAGATATAAAAATATAAACATAAAGAGGAGAGGTTTTATAATGGTAAATAAACTTAGAGGAATTATTCCACCAGCGGTAACAACATTTAATAGTGATGAGACAATTAATGAGGAGCTTTTCAGAGAACATTTAGAATGGTTGCTGCAAAGCAATATCGCTGGTATTAGTATTGGCGGAAGTACGGGGGAAGGTCATGCGCTAACTGCAGAAGAAACACGCCGCCTAATTCAAATTGGTAAAGAAGTAATTGATGGCCGAGTACCGATCATCGCAGGTATCATTCGTGATTCTACGAAAGAAGTTATTGAATATGCACACGCAGCGAAAGATGCTGGTGCGGATTACTTAATGATTACACCAATTCATTACTTTAGACCTGATGATGAAGCACATGTTGCTTTCTACAGTGCAATTAGCGATGCTGTGGATTTACCAATTATCATTTATAACGTAGTTGCAACGGCTGTTATTACACCAGAGTGTATGGCAAGACTTGCTGAAATTAAGAATGTAGTAGGTATTAAGCAAAGTGGCGGCGATATTCATGCTTTAAATAAAATGGTGTTAACACTGCCTAAAGAGCAAACAGTTTGGAGTGCGGTTGATGCATTATTATATCCAACTTATGCGCTTGGAGCTGAAGGAGCAATCGCAGCATTATTAACAGTACTTCCAGAGCTGTGCGTGGAACAATGGGAAGCATGTGAAAGAGGAGATTATGAAAGAGCGAAAGAAATCCACTATCAAATGCTGCCTGTATGGCTTGAAATGGATAAAACAAATATGCCTGCTAGAACAAAAGAATGCTTAAGACAACGAGGATTTAACGTAGGAGTACCACGTGGACCATTAAATGTACTTAGCGATGCTGATAGAGAAGCAATTCGTCAAGCATTAGTAAGTGCACAAGTTATTAAGGATGAAGTGTTAAATTAATTTTTCACAGAGGGGGATTTGTAGGAATCCCCCTCTAAACAAAAATAGATGTTTTTTAACCTTATTAAAAATGAAAGGGAGCTCCGTATAAATGAAAAAATTCATCAATGAGCCTATGAATTTTGTAAAAGAGTCGCTGGAAGGAATCGTCTTAGCTCACTCAGATCAAGTGAAATTTGCTAAAGAAGATCGCAATGGAATCCTTCGTGCTGATGCCCCTGTAGCAGGAAAAGTTGCAATAGCTACTGGCGGTGGTGCGGGACATTTACCGGTTTTTTTAGGTTATGTAGGTAAAGGGTTGGCTGACGGCGCATCTGTCGGTAATGTTTTTACATCGCCAAGTGCGGACGCTATGGTAAATGTTGCAAAGGAAATACATAGCGGAAATGGAGTATTATTTTTGTACGGTAATTATTTTGGAGATAAAATGAATTTTGATTTAGCTGCTGAAATGCTTGAGGACGATGAGGACATTCGTGTTGAAACGGTACGTGTTTCTGATGATGTTGCATCAGCTCCGCGAGAAGATTGGACAAAACGCCGAGGTGTTGCGGGAATCTTTTTTGCTTATAAAATTGCAGGAGCTTGCGCAGAAAAGTTGTTGCCGCTTGAAAAGGTTAAAGCGGTGGCGGAAAAAGCTGTAGAGAATATCGCGACAATGGGAGTAGCTATCTCATCTTGCACAATTCCTTCATCTGGTAAGCCAACCTTTGAGATTGGTGAAGATGAAATGGAAGTCGGCATGGGCATTCATGGCGAGCCTGGTATTAGAAGAGCCAAGTTAACAACAGCCAATGAAATTGTAAATGAGCTTGTTCCGTATCTGCTTGAAGATTTGCAAATTAAAGCGGGAGACAACATTGCCATTCTTGTAAACGGTTCCGGTACAACGCCGCTAGAGGAATTATATATTGTTAATCGTGAGGTACATCACTTATTAGCAGAAAAGAATATTAACATCTATAAAACATATGTCGGTGAGTATGCAACATCTCTGGATATGGGTGGATTTTCGTTATCTTTTCTCAAATTAGATAATGAATTAAAAGAGTATTTAGATGCCCCGGCTGAATCCCCGTTTATATAAGTATGGGAGGATAATAAATATGGAAACGTTTAAGGAATTTGGATTACTTCTAGATCAGTTTGCGAAAGATCATAAAGAACAATTTAATGAGCTTGATGGTGCTCAAGGTGATGGAGATTTAGGGATAACTGTTGTTTGTTGTGGCCAAGCCCTAGCAAAAGCGGCAAATGAAACCGAGAATTTACAGCAATGGTTCAATGTAGGAGGCAAAACTGTTCGTAAGGAAGCGCCATCAACAATGGGAATCCTTATTGCATCTGCTTTAATTGCTGTTAGTAAATCTCTTGACGAAAAGCAAGGTCAGCTTACTCCAAACGATTGGATTAAAGTTCAAGAAACAATGATTAATGAAATCCAACGAAGAGGTGGAGCGCAATTAGGTGATAAGACCATTTTAGATGCGTTCATCCCTGCTTCCGATGCGTTCGCTTCTATAATTAATGAAGGTGGCAGCTTGAAGGAAGCACTTGCTAAAGCGACTGTTGTTGCTAAAGAATCGGCAGAGTCGACAGCAGGATTAGTTTCTAAAATTGGCAGATCTAGCTGGCTTGGCGAACGTGCGAAAGATAATATTGATGGCGGGGCATGGCTTTGCTATAAGATTTATGATTTAATAGAAAGAAACTTGTAAACTATCAATCCTTCACTGGCTTATGCTTGTGAAATGATAATATCCCAAAAATGAAAGCGTTTAAAAGAGGAGGTAGAAAGTATGAAGAAAAAGCTGATTGTATTGTTAAGTATTGTACTCGCAGTGTTTAGTTTATTAGTTGGATGTTCACAAAACACAGCAAACGAGGAAACATCAACTCCAGCTGAAAAAGAGGGGAACCAAGAAGAGGAAACTAAAGTAAGCTACCCAGAAAAGCAAATTGAAATTATCGTTCCATTTGCAGCCGGCGGAGGAACGGATGCAGTAGGACGTGTTATTGCTGAATCTTTAAAAGAAATACTAGGACAAGATGTTGTTGTTGTAAACCGTGAAGGCGGCTCTGGAGCAAATGGTATGCAAGAGGGGCTTTCATCCAAGCCTGACGGTTATACATTAACAGTCGTTACTCGTGAAGTAACATCTCTTCCGTTATTAGGAACAGCTCCATTCGAAACATTAGATTTTAAATTTGTTAGCAATATTAATATTGACCCAGCTGTACTAGTTGTTTCTGGAAAATCAGAATATAAAACGGTAGAAGATTTAGTTGCTGCTATTAAAGCTAATCCTGGCAAAATGAAGTTTGCTGCATCAGCAGTACCAAGCTATTATGGAATTGGTTTCTCTGAAGCTGCAGGTATTGATTTTACAACTGTACCATATCAAGGTGCGGCACCAGCAATCACTGAAATTCTAGGTGGTGGAGCGGATTTTGGTATTTACAACCCAGGCGAAATTAAGTCATTTGTTGATAGCGGGGACTTAGTTCCTTTAGCAGTTATGGCTGAAGAACGTTTCGCTGGTTTCCCTGATGCTCCTACATTTAAAGATAAGGGTATTGATGTAGTATCTGGAACATATAGAGGTATTGCTGTTCCGCCTGAAACACCACAAGAGATTGTTGATATTTTAGAAAAAGCAATTGCAGATTCTACACAAACTGAAAAGTTCCAACAATTCATGAACAATTCATTCCTAGGAATTGGATATATGAATTCTGAAGAGTTCACACAGTATGTAAAAAATGATATTGAAGCATTAACACCAATTATTGAAATTGCAAAAAGCCAAGGTAAAAAATAATTTATGAAAAGAAAGGGCGAGGAAATCAATGCGGTTCTTCGCCTTTTCTGTAATATCAAAGGGGAGAGGATCAATGAAAGTTATTAATTATGGAATTAGTATTGCTGCGATTATGCTCTCTATATTTGCCTATTTTTCATCAAGCGGTTTTGTAAATTACGATCCGAATGATATTGGCCCATCTGTTTTTCCGAAGGGAATCTCAGTTTTCACTATTATTTTAGCGGTCCTTTTAGCAATAACGACTTACTTTAAGGATAAAGACACGTCACGTCTTTCTGATATTTTTAGTAAGACCAACTTATGGAATGTTGGGAAAACATTTGTTTTATTTATCGGTTACTATGTTGTCATGAATTTTGCAGGTTTTATTATCTCTTCATTACTATTTTTATTTGTATTTTTTAAGGTTTTGGAAATTAAGCTTGCGAAAAATATCATAACTTCAGTGGTTACAACTGGGGTAGTCTATTATATATTTTATCAATTATTAAATGTTCAGTTACCTTCAGGAATCTGGTAAGGGGGTAGTACGATGTTAGTAGAAGGTTTTTTATCCATTCTATCATTCTACAATTTAATTATTATATTTGCAGGGGTTTTTCTCGGAATAGTGATTGGGTCAATGCCCGGCCTTACAGCAACGATGACGATCGCCCTGTTGTTGCCATTTTCCTTTGGTTTAACACCGGTAGCCTCGATTACACTAATGTCTGCAGTTTTTATCGGTGGTATCTATGGCGGTTCCATAGCAGCCATTCTTTTAAAAATTCCAGGAACGCCGGCAGCAGCTGCTACGACCTTTGATGGGTATCCCTTAGCGCAGCGTGGTGAAGTTGGAAAAGCCATCAGTACTTCAACAATTGCTTCTTTCTGTGGGGGGATCATCAGCACAATTTGTTTAATTTTATTTTCACCTTATTTAGCGAAAATAGCTTTAAATTTTAGTGCTGCTGAGTTTTTTGCTTTAGCGATTTTTGGATTAAGTATTATTACAAGTGTATCCGGAAAAAGCTTGTTAAAAGGCTTGCTTGCTGCGTGCTTTGGCTTTTTTATTGCGATGGTTGGTATGGATCCTTTGACAGGTTTTCCTCGGTTCACGTTTGAAACGACGGAGTTAATGAATGGTTTTAACTTAATTCCAGTTTTGATTGGTTTGTTTGGGGCAGCCCAGATATTGATTGCTATGGAAAATATCGGCGATTTAAAACAAAAAGTTTTGACAAAGGTTAAAACAAAACTTATCACCTTAAGTGAGGGTAAAGGCTTGATTGGAACAATCCTGCGCTCTTCTTTAATAGGGACCTTTATTGGCGCTATCCCAGGTACTGGTGCTGATATGGCAGCATTTATTAGTTATAATGAAGCGAAGAGATGGTCCAAAAAGCCTGAAAAATTTGGAACGGGCATACTGAAGGGAATTGCTGCTCCTGAATCTGGTAATAACGGTGTTACCGGTGGTACAATGATTCCGTTATTGACGTTAGGAATTCCGGGAGATGCAGCAGCTGCTGTTATGTTAGGAGCGTTTTTAATTCATGGCTTACAGCCAGGTCCTAAGCTTTTTACAGAAAATGGAGAGCTAGTTTATGGGCTTTTCGCGGGAATGATTTTCGCAAATATCTTCATGTTAATACTTGGATTGGTATTCATTAAATGGTTTGCAAAAATATTAGAATTGGATACAAGAATTTTAATGCCGATTATCCTAGTTTTATGCGGTGTTGGCGCATATGCTATGAATAATACATTATTTGATGTATATGTAATGCTTGCTTTTGGAGTTATTGGTTATTTTATGCATAAAGCTGATATTCCGGTTTCTCCAATCATTTTAGCTATCATTTTAGGGCCGATGGCCGAGGAGAATTTCCGCCGGGCTGTTATTCTAAATGACGGCAGCTATTCTTTCTTATACGATCGTCCAATCGTGGCAGCGTTTTTAATTATTTCAATTTTAACGATTGTGTCATCTGTTTGGACTAATCATAAAAAGTCTAAAAATGCGTCGGGGTTGGATTATAAAGGATAGGTTATTAGGACTTTAAAGTTTCATGGTTAAGTTCAGTAGGAATTTTACGTAGCATGAGTATTTGAGTAGAAACTTTTTTGATTTAGAATGATATGATTGTAGTAAAACGGAGATAGACTTTCTTTTCTTTAGAATGATGATGATGAACAGAATTTGTATGTATGATTGTATCGGGATTTAGGTTGTAAATGGAAACAGGTTGGAAAATTTCGATAGGAAGTGGAATGGAATGTTGAAACGTTTGTCAAGAACTCCATTAACAGAGGAAGTGTATGAAACACTAAAAGGAATGATTACTTCAAAAAAAATTTCAGTTGGTGATCGTCTACCGACCGAGACTCAACTTGTGGAGGAGTTAGGTGTTAGTAGATCAACGATTCGAGAGGTCCTTATCACACTTCAAGCAGAGG
Protein-coding regions in this window:
- a CDS encoding tripartite tricarboxylate transporter permease — protein: MLVEGFLSILSFYNLIIIFAGVFLGIVIGSMPGLTATMTIALLLPFSFGLTPVASITLMSAVFIGGIYGGSIAAILLKIPGTPAAAATTFDGYPLAQRGEVGKAISTSTIASFCGGIISTICLILFSPYLAKIALNFSAAEFFALAIFGLSIITSVSGKSLLKGLLAACFGFFIAMVGMDPLTGFPRFTFETTELMNGFNLIPVLIGLFGAAQILIAMENIGDLKQKVLTKVKTKLITLSEGKGLIGTILRSSLIGTFIGAIPGTGADMAAFISYNEAKRWSKKPEKFGTGILKGIAAPESGNNGVTGGTMIPLLTLGIPGDAAAAVMLGAFLIHGLQPGPKLFTENGELVYGLFAGMIFANIFMLILGLVFIKWFAKILELDTRILMPIILVLCGVGAYAMNNTLFDVYVMLAFGVIGYFMHKADIPVSPIILAIILGPMAEENFRRAVILNDGSYSFLYDRPIVAAFLIISILTIVSSVWTNHKKSKNASGLDYKG